One Chordicoccus furentiruminis DNA window includes the following coding sequences:
- a CDS encoding MazG nucleotide pyrophosphohydrolase domain-containing protein produces MKLSGTEELIEVVKKLRSADGCPWDHAQTHESLKPTCIEEAAEVIGGIDILSATGDPANLKEELGDLLLQVVFHASLAEDEGLFTFDEVARAAAEKMIRRHPNVFGKPTLDEEGRPVTEWAEIKKLEKKGREWEADYLPDAFREAKELIDKACRRKEIRTGKSNE; encoded by the coding sequence ATGAAATTATCAGGAACAGAAGAACTGATTGAAGTCGTGAAAAAGCTCCGCAGCGCGGACGGCTGCCCCTGGGACCACGCCCAGACTCATGAAAGCCTGAAGCCAACGTGCATCGAAGAAGCCGCCGAAGTAATCGGCGGCATCGATATTCTCAGTGCGACAGGAGACCCGGCAAATCTCAAGGAAGAACTTGGTGACCTTCTTCTGCAGGTCGTCTTCCATGCATCTCTGGCCGAGGATGAAGGTCTCTTCACCTTTGATGAGGTGGCTCGCGCCGCAGCCGAGAAGATGATCCGCCGGCACCCGAATGTTTTTGGGAAACCAACGCTGGATGAAGAAGGAAGACCGGTTACCGAATGGGCGGAAATCAAGAAGCTCGAAAAGAAGGGTCGGGAGTGGGAGGCCGATTATCTGCCGGATGCCTTCCGGGAAGCAAAAGAGCTGATCGATAAGGCGTGCAGGCGGAAGGAGATCCGGACAGGCAAGTCGAACGAATAA
- a CDS encoding zinc-binding dehydrogenase, whose translation MDHVLDTLGDRELPNEFRVLKEGGNLVSLRGLPNGRFARRNGMPLFKRLLFQLAGSQYDRMAAAKKQTYDFLFVHEDGSQLDRIGRLFDKEHPLETSIDTVYDLEEINKALTKVKQGKSKGKTIITVGEQ comes from the coding sequence GTGGATCATGTCCTGGATACGCTGGGCGATCGCGAGCTTCCGAATGAATTCAGGGTGCTGAAAGAAGGCGGAAACCTGGTTTCCCTGCGCGGACTGCCGAACGGACGATTCGCCAGAAGAAACGGCATGCCGCTATTCAAGCGGCTTCTCTTCCAGCTGGCAGGCAGTCAATATGACCGTATGGCGGCAGCGAAAAAACAGACCTATGACTTCCTGTTCGTGCACGAGGATGGCAGCCAGTTAGACAGGATCGGCAGGCTGTTTGATAAGGAACATCCACTGGAAACATCGATTGATACCGTTTATGATTTAGAGGAGATCAACAAGGCGCTTACCAAGGTGAAGCAGGGGAAGTCCAAAGGTAAGACAATTATCACAGTGGGTGAGCAATAA
- a CDS encoding radical SAM protein — MPFTILGNPFHLTRENLKRLKEGGCDKYQLSIDGMEKMHDWFRKPGSFRETLEKIPMINEAGITSVVMTNR, encoded by the coding sequence ATTCCCTTTACAATTCTCGGAAACCCGTTTCATCTGACAAGAGAAAATCTGAAACGCCTGAAGGAAGGCGGCTGCGACAAGTACCAGCTTTCAATCGACGGGATGGAGAAGATGCATGACTGGTTCAGAAAACCGGGATCCTTCCGGGAAACACTCGAGAAGATTCCGATGATCAATGAGGCGGGTATCACATCGGTCGTGATGACAAATCGCTGA
- a CDS encoding EamA family transporter, with product MWVLFAFGSALFAGLTSILAKCGIKETDSDVTTAIRTIIVLIFSWLMVGIVGSAPGISNLNTKTWVFLVLSGLATGASWLCDFRALQLGDVNKVVPVDKSSIILTILLALIFLGEPVSWIKGAAIVLIGAGTFLMIEKKVVSGKKQEKKSWFLYAALSAVFASLTSILGKIGIEGVESNLGTSIRTGVVLVMAWLIVIIRGKQKALKSIPKNELGFICLSGLATGSSWLCYYKALQEGPASVVVPIDKLSILVSIAFSAIVFKERLSKKAAFGLVLIVVGTLMMLIK from the coding sequence ATGTGGGTTCTGTTTGCATTCGGTTCCGCGCTGTTCGCCGGACTGACGTCGATTCTGGCCAAATGCGGGATTAAGGAAACGGATTCGGATGTCACGACGGCGATCCGCACGATCATCGTGCTGATTTTTTCCTGGCTTATGGTCGGGATCGTCGGATCTGCACCGGGCATTTCAAATCTCAACACAAAGACATGGGTCTTTCTGGTTCTCTCCGGCCTTGCCACAGGCGCATCATGGTTATGTGATTTCCGCGCTCTGCAGCTCGGAGACGTGAACAAGGTTGTGCCCGTCGACAAATCCAGCATCATCCTGACCATCCTGCTGGCGCTGATCTTTCTGGGTGAACCGGTTTCATGGATCAAGGGAGCGGCCATCGTCCTGATCGGCGCCGGTACATTTCTCATGATCGAGAAAAAGGTCGTCTCCGGCAAGAAACAGGAAAAGAAGAGCTGGTTCCTTTATGCCGCTCTCTCCGCTGTGTTCGCATCGCTGACATCCATACTCGGAAAAATCGGCATTGAGGGAGTCGAATCCAACCTCGGCACCTCGATCCGCACCGGTGTCGTGCTGGTGATGGCGTGGCTCATTGTCATCATCAGAGGGAAGCAGAAAGCGCTGAAGTCCATCCCGAAAAATGAACTCGGTTTCATCTGTCTTTCGGGCCTGGCTACCGGGAGTTCCTGGCTCTGCTACTACAAGGCGCTGCAGGAAGGCCCTGCCAGCGTGGTTGTTCCGATCGACAAGCTGAGTATCCTGGTGTCGATCGCCTTCTCAGCGATTGTCTTCAAGGAGCGTCTGTCGAAAAAGGCAGCTTTCGGCCTTGTGCTGATCGTTGTCGGAACGCTGATGATGCTGATCAAATAA
- a CDS encoding glycoside hydrolase family 5 protein: MKPNTNTFLTKKRNATVRFTFLSFLTVILISFLAIPVHTRADASSEDSSPAALTAHGALSIRGGKIVDQNGEPFQLKGVSTHGIAWFPQYVNENAFHFMRDNWGINLVRLAMYTDENGGYCTDGNKDELESVIDRGVQAATDLGIYCIIDWHVLHDLTPVKYQSQAEDFFGRISQKYKDNENVLYEICNEPNGGTTWQEVKSYAEDIIPIIRRNAPDALILVGTPNWSQNVDEAAADPLTDVTNVAYTMHFYAATHKDDQRQKLENAVSAGLPVFISEFSTCEASGDGKVDTESADAWKDLINQYNLSYADWNLSNKDESSSILLPSCTGTDGGWTDADLSQTGLYLRSMLAGK, translated from the coding sequence ATGAAACCAAATACAAACACTTTCCTGACAAAAAAGCGAAACGCTACTGTCCGTTTCACATTTCTCTCATTTCTGACCGTCATCCTGATTTCATTTCTAGCGATACCGGTCCATACAAGGGCAGATGCATCTTCTGAAGACTCCTCTCCCGCCGCCCTGACCGCCCACGGCGCACTCTCCATCAGGGGCGGAAAGATTGTCGACCAGAACGGAGAGCCCTTCCAGCTGAAAGGCGTCAGCACACACGGCATCGCCTGGTTCCCGCAGTATGTGAATGAAAATGCATTCCACTTCATGCGGGACAACTGGGGCATCAATCTGGTGCGTCTTGCCATGTATACCGATGAAAACGGCGGCTACTGCACCGACGGGAATAAAGACGAACTGGAGTCGGTCATCGACAGGGGCGTTCAGGCGGCGACTGATCTCGGCATCTACTGCATCATCGACTGGCATGTGCTCCACGATCTCACGCCGGTAAAATACCAGTCGCAGGCTGAGGATTTCTTCGGCCGCATATCGCAGAAATATAAGGACAATGAAAACGTTCTCTACGAGATCTGCAATGAACCGAACGGCGGGACCACCTGGCAGGAGGTGAAGTCATATGCAGAAGACATCATCCCCATCATCCGGAGAAATGCCCCTGACGCGCTGATTCTTGTCGGGACGCCGAACTGGTCGCAGAACGTGGACGAAGCGGCCGCCGATCCTCTCACTGATGTCACGAACGTCGCCTATACAATGCATTTCTACGCCGCGACGCACAAGGACGATCAGCGCCAGAAACTTGAAAATGCCGTGAGCGCCGGTCTTCCTGTCTTCATCTCCGAATTCAGCACCTGCGAAGCCTCCGGGGACGGAAAGGTCGACACCGAGTCGGCGGATGCCTGGAAAGATCTGATCAATCAATACAACCTGTCTTATGCGGACTGGAACCTCTCCAATAAGGACGAAAGTTCTTCCATCCTGCTGCCTTCCTGCACGGGCACGGACGGGGGATGGACGGATGCAGATCTGTCCCAGACGGGACTTTATCTGAGGAGCATGCTTGCAGGAAAATAA
- a CDS encoding MFS transporter, which translates to MNRKTYPVPAPMTEEEHQKAMKRNLRAYPVGTVGRDMIYQLFTNYILTFALFTRELSASQLAAITGIMIGARIFDAFNDPIMGNIIESTRTRWGKFKPWLLAGILSTSLVVMYIFNTELTGWPFIAAFGICYFLYSITYTMHDISYWGMAPSLGRDADSRNQFTARATFFAGIGATLATVAIPALTAGSGTIGGNAQTAYGILAIAVCVFAPLCLCVTIFGVKEDLSYQAEERPKVSFRTILTTIFGNRQLVIAALIFLLQQIGSQIIMGGVGSTYIYFEFGYNGGLYSVFTIVGMAATAVLMIGYPAISRKIDRKPLMAVMMIVSSVGYVLLLVSGLFLPAASTAKFAGITVGYMLSNFGSYCFYLVMMISIFNTVEYNELTRGFRGEGIITSLRPFITKVASAVIAGITTLTYVSCGVLHYTNRISACEQQANQGKIGVAAKTASIDAVIREVGSGQKTGLLLVMSVVPFLFMLLACVLYEKKYRLDEATYRQICDVIEKRRAGAEAEGLTEAEYIRKYGNGAEQIPGLRP; encoded by the coding sequence ATGAACAGAAAGACGTATCCGGTTCCGGCTCCGATGACGGAGGAAGAGCATCAAAAGGCAATGAAGCGCAACCTCCGGGCCTATCCCGTCGGAACGGTCGGGCGGGATATGATCTACCAGCTCTTCACGAACTACATTCTGACGTTCGCACTCTTTACGCGCGAGCTCTCCGCCTCCCAGCTCGCCGCGATCACCGGCATCATGATCGGCGCCCGGATCTTCGACGCATTCAACGATCCGATCATGGGAAATATCATCGAGAGTACGCGCACCCGCTGGGGCAAGTTCAAGCCCTGGCTGCTCGCCGGGATTCTCTCGACCTCGCTGGTCGTCATGTACATCTTCAACACAGAGCTTACCGGATGGCCGTTCATCGCCGCCTTCGGCATCTGCTATTTTCTCTATAGCATCACCTACACGATGCACGACATCTCCTACTGGGGCATGGCGCCCTCACTCGGCCGCGACGCCGACTCCCGGAATCAGTTCACGGCGCGCGCGACCTTCTTCGCCGGCATCGGCGCGACGCTGGCAACCGTTGCCATACCCGCTCTGACCGCCGGCAGCGGCACCATCGGCGGCAATGCCCAGACAGCCTACGGCATCCTGGCCATCGCCGTCTGCGTGTTTGCGCCGCTCTGCCTGTGCGTGACCATCTTCGGCGTAAAGGAGGATCTGTCCTATCAGGCGGAGGAGCGCCCGAAGGTGAGCTTCCGCACGATCCTCACGACGATCTTCGGCAACCGCCAGCTCGTAATCGCGGCCCTCATCTTCCTGCTCCAGCAAATCGGCAGCCAGATCATAATGGGCGGCGTCGGCTCGACCTATATCTATTTTGAATTCGGCTACAACGGCGGACTTTATTCTGTCTTCACCATCGTCGGCATGGCCGCGACCGCCGTTCTGATGATCGGCTATCCCGCCATCTCCCGCAAAATCGACCGCAAGCCGCTGATGGCCGTCATGATGATCGTCTCCTCCGTCGGATACGTCCTGCTGCTCGTATCCGGTCTTTTCCTGCCCGCGGCGTCGACCGCCAAATTTGCCGGCATCACCGTCGGATACATGCTCTCGAATTTCGGCTCCTACTGCTTCTATCTCGTGATGATGATCTCGATCTTCAACACGGTCGAATACAATGAGCTGACACGCGGCTTCCGCGGTGAGGGTATCATCACGTCACTGAGACCTTTCATCACCAAGGTGGCGTCGGCTGTCATCGCCGGCATCACAACACTCACCTACGTCTCATGCGGCGTGCTGCATTACACGAACCGGATTTCCGCCTGCGAGCAGCAGGCCAATCAGGGTAAAATCGGCGTCGCCGCGAAGACCGCCTCCATCGACGCGGTGATCCGCGAGGTCGGAAGCGGACAGAAAACCGGTCTGCTGCTGGTGATGTCCGTCGTACCGTTCCTCTTTATGCTGCTCGCCTGTGTGCTTTATGAAAAGAAATACCGCCTCGACGAGGCGACCTACCGCCAGATCTGCGATGTCATCGAAAAACGCAGGGCAGGAGCGGAAGCGGAGGGCCTGACAGAGGCGGAATACATCAGAAAATACGGAAACGGAGCGGAACAAATCCCGGGGCTGCGGCCGTGA
- a CDS encoding GNAT family N-acetyltransferase — protein sequence MQIRRASEKDIPRLHVLLEQVLQIHAGIRPDIFIPGTTKYTDDELREMVRDDENPIYVAADERDVCVGYAFCQLREQPFSNNMVPFRSLFIDDLCVDEKTRGQHVGESLFAFVKEEAKRLGCYEVQLNVWEGNTAAEKFYEKMGMKTKERRMEYILK from the coding sequence ATACAGATCAGAAGAGCATCAGAGAAGGATATTCCGCGGCTGCATGTACTGCTGGAGCAGGTGCTGCAGATTCATGCGGGGATCCGGCCGGATATTTTTATTCCCGGGACGACAAAGTACACGGACGATGAGCTCCGGGAGATGGTCCGGGATGATGAAAATCCGATCTATGTCGCGGCGGATGAAAGGGATGTGTGCGTGGGGTACGCGTTCTGCCAGCTGCGGGAGCAGCCATTTTCCAACAACATGGTGCCGTTCCGGTCGCTGTTCATCGATGACCTGTGTGTCGATGAGAAAACAAGGGGGCAGCATGTCGGGGAGAGCCTTTTCGCCTTTGTGAAGGAAGAGGCGAAGCGTCTGGGCTGCTATGAGGTGCAGCTCAATGTGTGGGAAGGCAATACGGCCGCGGAAAAGTTCTATGAGAAGATGGGAATGAAGACCAAGGAACGGCGGATGGAGTATATCCTGAAGTGA
- a CDS encoding type II toxin-antitoxin system RelE/ParE family toxin: MKYQVEYSATAIRDLDRIWNEVFEASKDYDTTQKYLDDLMDKVEAKSDCPKSGTPLYYEDLFTGYYFVVFKAYMAFYRVEEDRMLVDRVLFAASDYMRCLHLGTDQ; this comes from the coding sequence ATGAAATATCAGGTGGAGTATTCTGCGACCGCGATCCGGGATCTTGATCGGATCTGGAACGAAGTCTTTGAAGCTTCAAAAGACTATGACACAACACAGAAATATCTGGATGATCTGATGGATAAAGTCGAGGCAAAGTCAGATTGTCCGAAATCCGGTACGCCGCTTTATTATGAGGATCTGTTTACCGGGTATTATTTTGTTGTATTTAAGGCGTACATGGCATTTTATCGAGTAGAGGAAGACAGAATGCTGGTTGACAGAGTGCTGTTTGCTGCCAGCGATTATATGCGGTGTCTGCATCTTGGAACGGATCAATAA
- a CDS encoding LacI family DNA-binding transcriptional regulator: MAVKGCDLMSLKEIANEAGVSIATVSRVLNDPGHKYSSDELREQITRR, translated from the coding sequence ATGGCTGTAAAAGGATGTGATCTTATGTCTCTGAAAGAAATTGCAAATGAAGCCGGCGTTTCCATTGCTACTGTATCTCGGGTCCTGAATGATCCTGGTCATAAGTATTCCTCAGATGAATTAAGGGAACAGATCACCAGGAGATGA
- a CDS encoding histidine phosphatase family protein, which produces MPNRSAPGEAKRGNEVNMSHFYFVRHGQTVWNVENKICGATDSPLTDKGHEQARVTGRILRDKIDHGEIHIDEILTSPLSRAYDTAVEISRIIQVPVQAEPRLTEQNFGKWEGTARNGAEFAKAKENFVDSYGGGESMMRLAQRIYNLIDDIRKEPEKTYLLVAHNGISRMIESYFRDMSNEEFAAFGIKNAEVVEYQFDGIVPDCRADYDLLCRRLQSLMEGVASDVTILSNASALLYQTLPKLNWAGFYMASGDELMLGPFQGKTACVRIPRGRGVCGAAAEKDRTVVVENIHEFAGHIACDRDSRSEIVIPVHLDGRLYGVLDVDSPVLNRFRSADREGLERFVSVLEEGLISE; this is translated from the coding sequence ATGCCAAACCGATCCGCTCCGGGAGAGGCGAAGAGAGGAAATGAGGTGAATATGTCTCACTTTTATTTTGTCCGGCACGGGCAGACCGTCTGGAACGTGGAAAATAAAATATGCGGAGCGACAGACAGCCCGCTGACTGACAAGGGACATGAACAGGCAAGAGTGACCGGACGGATTCTCAGGGATAAGATCGATCACGGGGAAATCCATATCGATGAGATCCTCACCTCTCCATTGTCCCGTGCTTATGATACCGCTGTGGAGATTTCCAGGATCATCCAAGTGCCGGTACAAGCCGAGCCGCGCCTCACGGAGCAGAACTTCGGTAAATGGGAGGGAACGGCGAGGAATGGCGCGGAATTTGCCAAAGCCAAGGAGAACTTCGTTGATTCTTATGGCGGCGGAGAATCCATGATGAGGCTGGCGCAGCGGATTTACAACCTGATCGATGATATACGGAAAGAACCGGAGAAGACTTATCTGCTGGTCGCGCACAATGGCATCAGCCGCATGATCGAGTCGTATTTCCGGGACATGAGCAATGAAGAGTTCGCGGCCTTTGGCATTAAGAATGCGGAAGTCGTGGAGTATCAGTTTGATGGGATTGTTCCGGACTGCCGAGCGGATTATGATCTGCTCTGCCGACGGCTTCAGAGTCTGATGGAAGGCGTCGCTTCGGATGTGACGATCCTCTCCAATGCGTCTGCGCTTCTGTATCAGACACTGCCGAAGCTCAACTGGGCCGGTTTCTATATGGCCAGTGGAGACGAGCTGATGCTCGGGCCGTTCCAGGGAAAAACGGCCTGTGTCCGGATTCCGCGCGGAAGGGGCGTGTGCGGAGCGGCGGCGGAGAAAGACCGGACAGTCGTTGTGGAGAATATTCATGAATTCGCGGGACATATTGCCTGTGATCGTGATTCACGGTCCGAGATTGTTATTCCAGTCCATTTGGACGGCCGATTGTATGGCGTACTGGATGTTGACAGTCCGGTGCTGAACCGGTTCCGCAGCGCAGACCGTGAAGGGCTTGAACGGTTTGTCAGCGTACTGGAAGAAGGGCTGATCAGCGAGTGA
- a CDS encoding TetR/AcrR family transcriptional regulator, giving the protein MRRKNLDDVMIQSLICQALLALLKTKEYKDITVSDIAEEASLHRATFYRHFRSKEEVVRCCLAGLLDGTDGRSGSDAEEKNPREWFRGGQEDFYSYIMPIFRSFSKHKQQILMLSRAGLSGELLDVLKDYFHFDGSLRDWPRQEETEKMYRDAFRIGGIYASLLLWISHDMRETPEEMARIATSLNRI; this is encoded by the coding sequence ATGCGAAGAAAAAATCTGGACGATGTCATGATCCAAAGCCTGATCTGTCAGGCGCTTCTTGCATTACTCAAGACGAAAGAATACAAAGACATTACGGTTTCTGATATCGCGGAAGAGGCGAGCCTGCATCGCGCGACCTTTTACCGGCATTTCCGGTCAAAAGAAGAGGTGGTCCGGTGCTGCCTGGCAGGCCTTCTGGACGGAACAGATGGCAGATCCGGAAGTGATGCAGAAGAGAAGAACCCGCGTGAATGGTTTCGGGGCGGACAGGAGGATTTTTACTCTTATATCATGCCAATCTTCAGATCCTTTTCAAAACATAAGCAGCAGATCCTGATGCTGAGCCGCGCCGGACTGTCCGGAGAACTGCTGGATGTTCTGAAGGATTATTTTCATTTCGATGGAAGTCTGCGTGACTGGCCGCGTCAGGAAGAAACAGAAAAGATGTACCGCGATGCATTCCGGATCGGCGGTATTTATGCGTCCCTTCTTCTTTGGATTTCGCACGATATGCGGGAGACGCCAGAGGAGATGGCCAGGATTGCGACGTCACTGAACAGAATCTGA
- a CDS encoding pyridoxamine 5'-phosphate oxidase family protein: MRRFKQEITESECIDILKKAPRGILAFHGENGYPYAIPLNQLYNEEDGRLYFHGAKQGLKIDLMKSSNQVCFTAMDEGYRREGDWALTIRSVVCLGRIEAVEDRGRALDICRKLALKFYPTAEEAEEEVVKSGEKANVLVMTIDRMTGKRVHEK, encoded by the coding sequence ATGAGAAGATTCAAACAGGAAATAACCGAGTCGGAATGCATTGACATATTGAAAAAGGCGCCGAGAGGCATCCTCGCGTTTCATGGCGAAAACGGATATCCTTACGCAATTCCTCTGAACCAGCTCTACAACGAGGAGGACGGCCGGCTGTATTTCCATGGCGCGAAGCAGGGACTGAAAATCGATCTGATGAAGAGCAGCAATCAGGTCTGCTTCACGGCGATGGATGAAGGGTACAGAAGAGAAGGAGACTGGGCGCTGACGATTCGGAGCGTCGTTTGTCTGGGCCGCATTGAGGCAGTTGAGGATCGCGGCAGGGCGCTGGATATCTGCCGGAAGCTCGCCCTGAAGTTTTATCCGACTGCGGAAGAGGCGGAGGAAGAGGTCGTGAAGTCCGGAGAGAAGGCAAATGTTCTTGTGATGACCATCGACCGGATGACGGGAAAGCGGGTTCATGAAAAATGA
- a CDS encoding ATP-binding protein codes for MEDWQMHFIGRERELADLNRYYSMNGFQFPVIYGRRRIGKTTLIRQFIRDKRAAYYMATEQNPEEQLKACSKIVLDVTKYTGMPKGAVFPSWETLFDYIGSASEERFIFVIDEYPYLAKKMPEISSVIQKVIDGKWKDSQLFLILCGSSMSFMEKQVLGYQSPLYGRRTCQFKLKELSYYESIQFFPSWSDEEKLLAYGVCGGVPQYLYFFSKFTSLRDAVISEFMTPGGHLREEPQNLLKQELRDPSAYYDIIAAIAGGAGRQNEIADKVGKERNMLANYLSNLSSLDVIEKCHPVGERSTRKVTYRLKDNLYRFWFLFIPKTLSLIEMGMGERAYDSIIEPHLSDFFGQVFETVSLQYIERMMVNGTIKELYTEFGKWWGTDPERKEQTDIDVVFMNDNEILAGECKWKTDPITYDVYETLKYRCTIIQGKRKPHYALFSKAGFTDTVKKKASDCLLVDMAAICSWK; via the coding sequence ATGGAGGATTGGCAGATGCATTTTATCGGAAGAGAACGAGAGCTTGCGGATCTGAACAGGTATTATTCGATGAACGGCTTTCAGTTTCCGGTTATTTACGGGAGACGCAGAATCGGCAAGACAACTTTGATCCGGCAGTTCATCCGGGATAAAAGGGCTGCTTATTATATGGCTACGGAGCAGAATCCTGAGGAGCAGCTGAAGGCATGCTCAAAAATAGTCCTTGATGTTACGAAGTATACGGGAATGCCCAAGGGAGCTGTTTTTCCTTCGTGGGAAACACTTTTTGATTATATTGGCTCTGCCTCAGAGGAAAGGTTCATTTTTGTTATTGACGAATATCCGTATCTGGCAAAAAAAATGCCGGAGATCTCTTCTGTCATTCAAAAAGTTATAGATGGCAAATGGAAGGATTCTCAGTTGTTTTTGATTTTATGCGGTTCTTCCATGAGTTTTATGGAGAAGCAGGTTCTGGGGTACCAGAGTCCGCTTTATGGCAGAAGGACATGCCAGTTTAAATTGAAGGAACTCTCCTATTACGAGAGCATACAGTTTTTCCCGTCATGGTCAGATGAGGAAAAACTTCTGGCATATGGTGTCTGCGGCGGGGTACCACAATACTTGTACTTCTTTTCAAAATTCACCAGTCTCCGCGATGCCGTCATTTCGGAGTTTATGACTCCCGGGGGACATCTTCGGGAAGAGCCGCAGAACCTTCTGAAGCAGGAACTCAGGGATCCATCAGCCTATTATGATATCATTGCTGCTATTGCAGGCGGCGCCGGAAGACAGAATGAGATTGCGGATAAAGTCGGGAAAGAGAGAAATATGCTGGCAAACTATCTTTCTAATCTGAGCTCTCTCGATGTGATCGAAAAATGTCATCCGGTCGGAGAACGTTCAACGCGCAAAGTGACATACAGACTCAAGGACAATTTGTACCGCTTCTGGTTCCTTTTCATTCCGAAAACACTGTCGCTGATTGAGATGGGAATGGGCGAGCGGGCATATGATTCCATTATCGAGCCGCATCTGTCTGATTTTTTCGGGCAGGTGTTTGAAACCGTGAGCTTGCAGTATATTGAGCGTATGATGGTGAATGGCACCATTAAAGAACTCTATACAGAATTTGGAAAATGGTGGGGCACAGATCCGGAAAGAAAAGAACAGACGGATATCGATGTTGTGTTTATGAATGACAACGAGATTCTGGCCGGAGAATGTAAGTGGAAGACGGATCCGATTACGTACGATGTATATGAAACCCTGAAATACAGATGCACGATCATACAGGGAAAAAGAAAGCCGCATTATGCGCTTTTTTCGAAAGCCGGCTTTACTGATACTGTGAAGAAAAAGGCTTCTGACTGTCTGCTCGTGGATATGGCTGCCATCTGCTCGTGGAAATAA
- a CDS encoding alpha/beta hydrolase family protein → MKKVICFALAAGLAVTMNVSAWADDSAAESAEATESTESGISDELNPSTADYEESYVMIPSEKYEIPAIIGMPKGDVRGAVVMLHGTGSTKNEAGDGYKTAAPILAEQFGVATVRIDFPGYGDSKADDKLYDFTSAVSDAMTARQYLADQYGIRDFAVMGWSQGGTDALLAAGEHPDDWESVVTWAGAPDLSDMLSDENYAEAKQNGYFTMEYDFRDPSEVSLQWCEDVKNTDVLKVFSAFEGPVCAIYGTEDKDVDPVWSKRICETNQNKASVLYPIEGMDHTFNVFSEDDRHSLKDAIQETGTFLAATLGESGTDSSASGAAEPLA, encoded by the coding sequence ATGAAAAAAGTGATTTGCTTTGCGCTGGCAGCAGGCCTTGCCGTGACGATGAACGTATCCGCCTGGGCGGATGATTCTGCGGCGGAGAGTGCGGAAGCGACCGAGAGCACGGAATCCGGCATCAGTGACGAACTGAACCCGTCGACCGCCGATTATGAGGAATCGTATGTGATGATTCCGTCGGAAAAATATGAGATTCCGGCGATCATCGGTATGCCGAAGGGAGATGTGAGGGGTGCGGTTGTGATGCTTCACGGCACGGGGTCCACGAAGAATGAGGCCGGAGACGGATATAAGACAGCCGCTCCGATCCTCGCGGAACAGTTCGGCGTCGCGACAGTCCGCATCGATTTCCCCGGTTATGGCGATTCCAAGGCTGACGACAAGCTGTATGACTTCACGTCTGCTGTGAGTGACGCGATGACTGCGAGGCAGTATCTTGCGGATCAGTACGGCATCCGCGATTTTGCTGTCATGGGATGGTCTCAGGGCGGTACAGATGCCCTGCTGGCGGCAGGTGAGCATCCGGACGACTGGGAGAGCGTAGTGACATGGGCCGGCGCGCCGGATCTGTCTGACATGCTCAGCGATGAGAACTATGCGGAAGCAAAGCAGAACGGGTATTTCACCATGGAATATGATTTCCGCGATCCGTCGGAAGTATCGCTTCAGTGGTGCGAGGACGTGAAGAACACGGATGTTCTGAAGGTGTTTTCTGCTTTTGAAGGACCTGTCTGCGCGATTTACGGGACAGAGGACAAGGATGTTGATCCGGTCTGGTCCAAGCGAATCTGCGAGACGAATCAGAACAAGGCGTCGGTTCTTTATCCGATCGAGGGCATGGATCATACCTTTAACGTGTTTTCGGAAGACGACCGGCACAGTCTGAAAGATGCCATCCAAGAGACAGGAACGTTCCTTGCGGCCACGCTGGGCGAGTCCGGAACTGATTCGTCCGCGTCAGGTGCCGCTGAACCGCTGGCATAA
- a CDS encoding prevent-host-death protein, which yields MAKISPVSDLRNYNSVLENVSYGSPVYLTVNGRGRYTIRDIAEDDEFEKTKAMLRLMCELNEGRRSGEEEGYMSQADVRAYFHGKRA from the coding sequence ATGGCAAAAATCAGTCCGGTTTCAGATCTTCGAAATTACAATTCCGTTCTTGAAAATGTATCGTATGGTTCACCTGTATATCTTACCGTCAACGGGAGAGGCAGATATACGATCCGTGATATAGCTGAGGACGACGAGTTCGAGAAGACGAAGGCGATGCTTCGCCTGATGTGTGAACTGAATGAGGGCAGACGCTCCGGTGAGGAAGAAGGATATATGTCTCAGGCAGATGTCAGGGCGTATTTCCATGGTAAGCGCGCATGA